The Rhodocytophaga rosea genome has a segment encoding these proteins:
- a CDS encoding response regulator transcription factor translates to MKILIVEDESKLALNFKKGLEQQSYEVEVAIDGLMGKSMALGNTYDIIIMDVKLPKMNGFELIKALRCAKLKIPILMITCLASIEDKLKDYESGVDAYLIKPFTMGELVERLQALYKKRYDIPEEERILKLADLQVNLNSKMVQRAGTELDLTAKEFALLAYLLTNQGNLVSRAEIAENVWKNSFDPSSKVIDVYINFLRKKVDTNFPVRLIHPLAEKGYLMKQ, encoded by the coding sequence ATGAAAATTCTTATTGTAGAAGATGAGTCTAAATTAGCCTTGAATTTTAAAAAAGGGCTAGAGCAACAAAGCTATGAGGTAGAAGTGGCGATAGATGGCTTGATGGGGAAAAGCATGGCATTAGGAAATACATATGATATAATTATCATGGATGTCAAACTACCTAAAATGAATGGCTTTGAGCTGATAAAAGCTTTACGTTGTGCTAAGCTGAAAATTCCTATATTGATGATAACCTGCTTAGCCTCCATAGAGGATAAATTGAAAGATTATGAATCCGGAGTGGATGCCTATCTTATAAAACCTTTCACAATGGGCGAATTAGTAGAAAGGCTGCAAGCTTTGTATAAAAAAAGGTACGATATACCGGAAGAAGAGAGAATTCTCAAATTAGCTGATCTCCAAGTAAATTTAAACAGTAAAATGGTTCAGCGGGCAGGCACGGAACTTGATTTAACTGCTAAAGAATTTGCATTACTGGCGTATCTTTTAACCAATCAAGGCAACCTCGTATCTAGAGCAGAAATTGCAGAGAATGTTTGGAAAAATAGCTTTGATCCATCCAGTAAAGTGATAGATGTATATATAAACTTTTTGCGAAAAAAAGTAGATACAAACTTTCCTGTGAGATTGATTCATCCGCTAGCAGAAAAAGGGTATCTTATGAAACAATAA